A segment of the Catenuloplanes nepalensis genome:
CTGCCGGTGGCCGGTGTGCTGGTGGGCATCGCGATCCCGGGCGCGCCCTGGCTGTTCACCGTGGGCCGGGCCGAGCGGCGCAGCATCGCGCGCGTCGAGGCGCTCGGGGAGTGGACCCGCCGGCTCAAGGACGTCTCCAACATCGGCCAGGGCCTGCAGCAGGCGATCGTGAGCACCGCGGCCACCGCGCCGGACACGATCAACAACGAGGTGCGCACGCTCGCGGCCCGCCTGCGCGCCGGAGAGAACCCGCGGGACGCGCTGCTCCTCTTCGCGGACGAGATGGGCGACCCGGTCGCGGACCAGGTGGTGGCCGCGCTGATCCTGCACCTCACGGACCGCGGCGAGCGCCTCAGCGACGTGCTGTCCTCGATCGCGACCGGTGCCGCGGCCGACGTCGCCACGCGGCGCGAGGTGGAGGCGAAACGCACGCAGCCGCGGTTCGCGGTCCGCTTCCTGACCGGCGTGACGCTGCTGGTGCTCGTGGTCGGGCTGCTCAACCCCGACTACATGCGGCCGTACGCGTCGACGGTCGGCCAGATCATCATGGGCTCGCTCGGCGCCGCGTTCGTGACGCTCCTCGCCTGGGTGCGCGGGATGAGCATGCCGCCGGTCGTGCCGCGTTTCCTCAACCCGCCGCGGGTCGAGGAGGTGGCCCGGTGAACGCCCCGTTCGGCCTCGTACTCAACACCGACCTGGCGATCGCGGTCAGCGGAGGAGCCGCCGTCGGCGCCGGTGTGTTCCTGTTCGTCCGGGAGTTGCTCCCGGCGACGCCCGCGCTCGCGCCCGCGCTGCGCCGCCTGCACCGGGAGACGCGCGCACCGGCCGCCGAGACGCGCCGCCGCCGGCGCCTGGACTGGCTCGGCGGCCTCGCCCGCTGGCTGCGCCCGCCGCAGCAGGAGCTGGACCTGCTCGGCCGTACGCCGGAGCAGTACGCGCTGTCCATCCTGGTCTCCGCGCTGGTCGGCCTGGTCGCGCCGGTCGTCTCGCTGACCTTCATGGCCGCGGCCGGGATCCGGCTGCCCTTCGTGGTGCCGGTCTTCGCCGGCCTGCTGTGCGCGGCCGGCGCGGCCTGGCTGACCCACCACGACGTGCTGGCCAAGGCCGAACGCGCGCGCCGTGAGTTCAGCCGGGCCGTCTGCACCTACCTGGACCTGGTCGCGCTGCAGATCTCGGCGGCGCACGGCCCGGTCCAGTCCCTCGAACAGGCCGCCGCGATCTGCGACGGCTGGGTGTTCGAGCGCATCCGGGAGGCGCTGCACATCGCACAGCTGCAGATGCGCTCCCCCTGGGAGGAACTGCGTGAGCTCTCCGAGCGCATCGGCGTGCCCGAGCTGGGCGACGTCGGCGCGATCATGCAGTCCTCCGGTACCGAGGGCGCGCAGGTGCACGACACCCTGCGTAGCCGAGCCGACGCTCTACGCGACCAGATCCGGACCGAGGCGCTCGCCCGGGCCGAGGGCGTCACCAGTCGGCTCGACATCCCCGGTGCCCTGCTCGTGTTCATCCTGCTCGGTTTCATCCTCTTTCCGTTCATGGCCAGGGTCTGACCACAACCCCCGAAGGGAGGGCCCGCAATGCCTCTGCTCATCGCGGCATACGTCGCCGTGACCACCCGGCTCGCGCGGCTCAACAGCCCCGAGAACCGGGACCGCGGCGAGAGCCCGGTCTCCACAGTGATCATCATCGCCGGACTCGCGATCCTCGCGATCGGCGTCCTCGCCTGGGCCGGTGACAAGGCCCTGGAGTACATGGACGACCCCACCGGGGGACTGCCTGCGGCACCGGCAGTGCCCTGATCGGTCGCCGATGATCTCGCACACCGCTCCGCGCCGCGTGCGGTCCAGCCGGGACCGCACGCGGGCGGTGTGCGCCCGGAGCCGGCTCCGGGCGCAGCGCGGTGCGTCCCCGATCGAGCTGGCCATCCTGATGCCGGTCATCTTCTTCATGCTGTTCGGCGCCATCCAGATCGCCGCGGTCTACATGGCGCGGGCGACCGCGCTCTCCGCCGCCCAGACCGCGGTGAGCACCCAGCGCCTGTACGACGCGGACGAGGGCTCCGGCCAGGCCGGCGCGCTCGCGTTCATCCAGACCGCCGGGGACTGGCTCACCGAACCCGAGGTCATCGTCGTCGTCGACGAGCCGAACGGAGTGGTCAGCTGCGACGTCGCCGGGAACGCGCTCTCGATCATCCCCGGCTGGACGATCAGGGTCACCCAGTCGGCGAGCGGGCCGATCGAGCGCTTCACCGGGCCGGGAGACGCCCCGTGATCCGCCGCGCCGACCGTGGGTCGGTCTCCGTCGAGGTGGCGATCCTCGCACCCGCCTTCATCGCGCTGATCGTGACCGCGTTCGTGGTCGGCCGGACCGCCACCGCGGCCAACGCGGTCGACCTGGCCGCGCACGACGCCGCCCGGGCCGCCTCGATCGCCCGGAACGTGACCGACGCCGACGCGGCCGCGCGCGCGGCGGCGCAGGACGCCCTCGCCCAGCAGGGCCTGACGTGTGTCAACGCGAACTTCATCGATTACGGTGCACCGAACTCGCTGACCCGTGCGTTCGCCACGCCGGTCGGCCAGCCCGCGTCCGTGGTGGTGACCGTGACGTGCGTGATCTCGTTCGCGGATCTGGGCTTCCCGGGCGTACCCGGGAACCGCATGCGGCAGGCCCGCTACGAGTCGGTGCTCGACACGTACCGGAGCCGGTCATGATCTTCGATGGTCGTGACCGCGGCCGGGTCAGCATCTTCCTGGCGATCACGCTCTTCGCCGTGCTGGTGATCATCGGTCTCTCGTTCGACGCGTCCGGGCGGCTGCGCACGCTGCAGCGCGCCAACAACCTGGCGGCGGAGGCGGCCCGCGCCGGCGGCCAGCAGATCAACGTCGAGGCGGCGATGAGCGGCGGCCAGAAGGTCGTCGACATGAACGCGGCCGCGGTGGCCGCGCGCGCCTACCTGCAACGGGCCGGGGTCGCCGGCACCGCCACCTGGATCACCCGGGGGGCGGGATGCGCCGACACCGCGCGCTGTCTGCGGGTCGACGTGCAGATGACGTACCAGATGGTGATGTTGCCGGTCTTCGGTTTTCCGGAGACGGTCGCCGTCAACGGCAGCGCCACCGCGGAACTCCTGACCGACGAGGACATCTGACCCACGAGAGAAGGCGACGGGGCATGACCAGCACACAGATCTCCGTACCGCGGAGGATCGGGCGGATCGCGACCGGACTGGCCGGGCTCGTGCTGCTCGTCGGCCTGCTGGGCGGCGCGCCGGTCGCGCTCTACGCGGTCGCCGGCAACCCGATCCCGGACCAGCTGCCCACGCTGGACGCCGCGATCAGCACGCTGACCAGCCCGGACGACGGGCAGCTCTTCCTGCGCGCGCTCGCACTCGTGGGCTGGCTCGGCTGGCTCACGTTCGCGCTGTCCGTGCTGATCGAACTCTGCGCGATGATCCTGCGGGTGCCGGCGCCGCACCTGCCCGGCATGCGCACCCAGCAGCGGATGGCGACCGCGCTGCTCGCGTCCGTCACGCTGATCGTCTCCACCGGCGCCGCGGCCTCCGCGTCCGCGCTCGGCCTCGGCGCCACGCACGCGCCGGCCAGCGGGTTCGCGCCCGCGGCGGCGCCGAGCATCGGCATCCCCGGTGACACGCCGCTGCACGTCGGCTACCAGAGCGCGGCACCGACGTACACCGCCGGTTTCGGTGCCGCACCGGCGCGTCCGGCGGCAACGGATCCCGCACCGGCGCGTCCGGCCACGCCGGACCTGGTCGGGGCCGGCTTCAGCGCGCCGAACGCGTGGGATGAGGGGCCCTGGAGCGGTACGCCGGGGACCGACCCGATGCACGCGGCCGCGGGGAACACCGCGGGGGAGGCCGGGGGCCAGGCCTACCGGGCACCGGCCAAGGAGGCGCAGCCGGGCGAGCCGGTCTACCGGGTCGAGCAGGACGACTACCTGGGCACGATCGCGGACCGCTACCTCGGAGACTTCGAGCGCTACCCGGAGCTGGCGCAGCTCAACGGCATCTCGGACCCCGACATGATCCAGGTCGGCGACTTCCTGCACCTGCCGGAGAACGCCAAGGACCGGGGGGTACGCGAGCACGCCACCGGCCTCGTCGACGCGCCACCACCGGCCACCGCCCCGGCCGAGGGCGGCGCGGCCGCACCGGCTCCGGAGAGGCCCGCACCGGCTCCGGAGAGGCCCGCACCGGCTCCGGAGAGGCCCGCACCGGCTCCGGAGAAGCCCGCGCCCGAGGCGGCCGCGCCCGGCACGTCCGCGCCCGGTGCACCGGCGCCCGGATCGAGCACGGCCGCGCCGTCGACGCCGGCTCCCGGCGTCGACGCACCCGGCGGCCACACCACGCCGGTCCCGCCACCGGCGCACCACGGCGAGGACCCGCTCGGCGGCCTCAACGGCGCCAAGGGCCTGGACGGCAACGACCGCGGCCCGCTCCCGCTCGCGGTCTCCGCGGTGCTGGCCGCGGCCGCCGTGGTCGGCGCACAGGTCGGCGCGCTCCTCGGCCTCCGCGACCGCCGCCGCCCCCGCCACTGACAGCGCCGGAGGCTCCGGCCGGCGGAGTGGCGGCTTGCCGCTGGCGGTGCCGGAGGGTGCGATCGGCGGAGTGGCGGCCTTGTCGCTGACGGCATCGGAGGCTTCGGCCGATGAAGTGAGGGCTTGCTGTGACGGCGCCGGTGGGTTCGGCCGATGATGCGGCGGTTCCGCGACTGGTGGCGGCTGCGCGACTGGTGGCGGTTCCGCGACTGGTGGCGGCGGCGCGACTGGCGGCGGCTGCGCGACTGGTGGCGGTTCCGCGACTGGTGGCGGCGGCGCGACTGGCGGCGGCTGCGCGACTGGTGGCGGCGGTCCGGACGGCGAAGCGGCCGCCCCGGATCGGGGCGGCCGCACGGGTGCGAGAAGGGTCAGAGGCCGAGGATGCGGTCCAGGAAGTCGCGCTGGCGGCGGACCAGGACCCGGAGCTGCTCGGTGTCGCCCTGACCGGACGACGTGCCGCCGAGCGCCTCGCGCTGCTCGGTGACGGCTGCGTTCAGCGCGGCGACCACCTCGTCGATCAGCGTGCCCGCATCCGAGGCGGCCTGGGCCGGGTCGTCGACGAAGCGGAGCTGGACCTCGCGCCACCGGTCGCGGAAGTCGCCGGTGGCTCCCTCGCTGAAGAACGCGGCCAGCGCGGGCTGCTCCGGGATGTCGCCGGGGAGCAGTTCGACCGGCTCGTCCACGGTGGCCGGCGTCTCCTCCGCGTCGGCCGGCACCGGGATCGGCTCGATCGGCACCGCGGCCGTGCCTCCCGCGGTCATCGGCTCGCCGTCGGTCCGGCCGTCACCGTCCCGGTCGTTCGCGATCGGTTCGGCGTCGATCCAGCCGTCGCCGTCCCGGTCCTTCGCGATGGTCTCGGTGTCGACCTGGCCGTCACGGTTCCGGTCGGTCGCGGTCGTGTCGGTGTCGGCCTGGCCGTCGCCGTCCCGGTCCTGGCCGGTGGTGGTCCGGTCCCGATCCTTGACCGCCGCGCCCGCCACGGCGGCGCCGGCGACCACACCGGCCGCGACGCCGAGTGCCGCGGTTTCGGCGGCGTGCGTGTGCGACTGCTGCTCCTCGGGCCGGTCCTCGTCGGCGAGACGCTCGGTCCCGTCGGCGGCGCCGAAGCCCTCGCTCGCCGTCACGCCCTCGGCCCGGAGCGGCTTGTCCGTGCCGGTCTCGCCGGTGTCCGCCGCACCGGCCGGGCCGAATCCCTCGACCGGCTCGGCGCCACGCTCGTCCGCCGGTCCGAAGCCCTCCCGGTCAGCGTCAGTGTCAGCGCCGGTCACGCCGTCCGAGTCGGTGCCGTCGTGGGCGCGGCCGAACTCCGACGGGGAATCGGACGGATCGACGGCACGACCCCACTCGTGTGGCGACTGCGCCGCGACGTCATCGGACGCGTCGGCGGCTTCGACGACGTGCGCCGACCGCGTCTCGTCGTCACCCGTCTCGTCACCCGTCTCGTCGGCGGCGCGGCCGAAGTCGTGCGGAGACTGCGCCGCGCCGGCCTCCGGCGCATCGCCGGCGTCGTGCGGAGAGCCGGCGCCGTGGAACTCCGCCGGGGACCCCACGGAGACCGGCGTGCCGAACGCGTCCGTCGGCTCGGCCGGGAACGCCGGCACCGTGTCCGTCGCGTCCGGCTCGGTGATCTCGCGCCGCGCGGCCTGCTCGGACGCGGCCACCGCGCCACCCACCGTGGCCGCGCCGAACGCGGTCTCCTGCGGCACCGGCTCGACGAACACCGGCTCCTCGTCGTCCCGCCGGGCCTCGGCGGCCTCCGGCGCCGTGCCGGCGTCCGGGACCACCTCCGCGTCGACCGGCTCGCCGGTCCGAACCGAGCTGTCCGTCTCGTCGTCCGGGCGACCGTTCCTGTCGGTGTCGTCCGGGCGACCGTTGTTGTCGGTGTCGTCCGGGACGGTGTCGGCCGGGTTCGTGTCGACCGAGCCGACGGAGATGTGCGGCCGGTCCGCGGCCACGTCGCCGCCGGCCGGTGCGGCCCGGTCCGCGTCGTCGTGTCCGTCCAGGTCACTGTCGGTGGGGTCCCGGTCGGTGTCGTCGAATCCGCCGGAGAGGTGCGGCCGGTCGGCGGCGTCCGGCGCGCGGTGGGTGTCGCCGTCGCTCACGTGGTTCTCTTCGGAGCTGCGCGGCACCGGCACCGGCTCGGAGTGGATGGTGCCGGTGCCGGTGGCGTTGTCGCCGGGCGCGCCTTCGTCGGTGTTGTCGTCAGGCTTGGAGTGTGACTCGCTCTGGAAGAAACGCATCGGAAGATCTCCTCACCGGTGGCTGGTGTGGGTGTTCTCAGAGGAGCTGGCGGGAGAGGTCGGCGGCACCGGATCGGCTTCGAGCAGCTCGCCGAAGAGTGCGCGGTAGTGAACGACGGCCTTGCGGAGCTGCTCGGTGCTTGCCTCACCACGGGCGCTGGCGACGCTGATCTCGTGCGCGTCCCGATAGTGGCCGAGCGTGTTCGCGTGCTCGACCGAGAGGTGGCGGAGCTGCTCTTCGTAGTTCTCCGTAGGATATCCGCGTTCGGCAATCAACTGGGTCACAAGTTCATCAGCTTCGGCCACCGCCGCGACGGGCGAGTCGATGAACATGGCCTGGACCCGTTCCCACTCCGCGGTGTACCGGGTGCGGGACTCCGCGCGCAGCGGGGTCAGCGTGAGCTCGGCGTGCTGGCGCTCGCGTTCGAGCAGCTCCCTCTCGGCGGCCTCGCGGCTGCCGGACTCTTCCACGATGCGGTCGTACTCTGGCCCGAAGCGTTCCTGGAGCCGCCGGCGGGAGCGGTTGCGGCCGAGGAAGACGGCGACGGCCGCGACGGCGAGCACGATGACGGCGACGACGATGAGGACGGCGATCTGCGTACCGGACATGGTTTCCTCCTTCCCCGGGCTAATGCCCGGCGGAACGTGATCCCCAATCCACCTTCCGCGGGTTTGTTGGGCGGGCCGCCGGGGAGCTGACCGAAAGGTTGATCAATGCCTGATCACTCCTGGTCAGCGCGCGGTGTCGCATTCCCTGTCCGTCTACTTGCACCACCGGCGAGGTAGTGCGCGCGCCGTCGATTACGTATCCTGCCCACCGGGGAAGGTGCTGCGTCGGCCCTGCCGAACCCCTCAGCGGACGAGGTCTGATGAACATCCGGAACTGGTCAATCCGATCGAAGATCATCGCGCTGGTGTCGGTGCCGATCGCGGCGTTGCTGGCCCTCTGGGTCTTCGCCACCGTGCTGACCGTCGATCCGGCGATGCGCCTGCTGGCGTCGCAGGACGTGCTCGACCGGGTCGGCCGGCCCGGCGAGGAGCTGGTGGCGGAGCTGCAGCAGGAGCGCCGGCTGTCGCTGGTCTATCTGGCCGGGAGCGCGCGCACGCCCACCGCGCGGCAG
Coding sequences within it:
- a CDS encoding type II secretion system F family protein, giving the protein MNQTASLSLIAALAGAAIVGGLILAGVAIFGRPGPRGPESPLSRRMRHLWNGADPSASGRRRHHAIIVVAFVGGALAWLITGLPVAGVLVGIAIPGAPWLFTVGRAERRSIARVEALGEWTRRLKDVSNIGQGLQQAIVSTAATAPDTINNEVRTLAARLRAGENPRDALLLFADEMGDPVADQVVAALILHLTDRGERLSDVLSSIATGAAADVATRREVEAKRTQPRFAVRFLTGVTLLVLVVGLLNPDYMRPYASTVGQIIMGSLGAAFVTLLAWVRGMSMPPVVPRFLNPPRVEEVAR
- a CDS encoding type II secretion system F family protein — protein: MNAPFGLVLNTDLAIAVSGGAAVGAGVFLFVRELLPATPALAPALRRLHRETRAPAAETRRRRRLDWLGGLARWLRPPQQELDLLGRTPEQYALSILVSALVGLVAPVVSLTFMAAAGIRLPFVVPVFAGLLCAAGAAWLTHHDVLAKAERARREFSRAVCTYLDLVALQISAAHGPVQSLEQAAAICDGWVFERIREALHIAQLQMRSPWEELRELSERIGVPELGDVGAIMQSSGTEGAQVHDTLRSRADALRDQIRTEALARAEGVTSRLDIPGALLVFILLGFILFPFMARV
- a CDS encoding TadE/TadG family type IV pilus assembly protein, with product MISHTAPRRVRSSRDRTRAVCARSRLRAQRGASPIELAILMPVIFFMLFGAIQIAAVYMARATALSAAQTAVSTQRLYDADEGSGQAGALAFIQTAGDWLTEPEVIVVVDEPNGVVSCDVAGNALSIIPGWTIRVTQSASGPIERFTGPGDAP
- a CDS encoding TadE/TadG family type IV pilus assembly protein; the protein is MIRRADRGSVSVEVAILAPAFIALIVTAFVVGRTATAANAVDLAAHDAARAASIARNVTDADAAARAAAQDALAQQGLTCVNANFIDYGAPNSLTRAFATPVGQPASVVVTVTCVISFADLGFPGVPGNRMRQARYESVLDTYRSRS
- a CDS encoding pilus assembly protein TadG-related protein, translating into MIFDGRDRGRVSIFLAITLFAVLVIIGLSFDASGRLRTLQRANNLAAEAARAGGQQINVEAAMSGGQKVVDMNAAAVAARAYLQRAGVAGTATWITRGAGCADTARCLRVDVQMTYQMVMLPVFGFPETVAVNGSATAELLTDEDI
- a CDS encoding LysM peptidoglycan-binding domain-containing protein gives rise to the protein MTSTQISVPRRIGRIATGLAGLVLLVGLLGGAPVALYAVAGNPIPDQLPTLDAAISTLTSPDDGQLFLRALALVGWLGWLTFALSVLIELCAMILRVPAPHLPGMRTQQRMATALLASVTLIVSTGAAASASALGLGATHAPASGFAPAAAPSIGIPGDTPLHVGYQSAAPTYTAGFGAAPARPAATDPAPARPATPDLVGAGFSAPNAWDEGPWSGTPGTDPMHAAAGNTAGEAGGQAYRAPAKEAQPGEPVYRVEQDDYLGTIADRYLGDFERYPELAQLNGISDPDMIQVGDFLHLPENAKDRGVREHATGLVDAPPPATAPAEGGAAAPAPERPAPAPERPAPAPERPAPAPEKPAPEAAAPGTSAPGAPAPGSSTAAPSTPAPGVDAPGGHTTPVPPPAHHGEDPLGGLNGAKGLDGNDRGPLPLAVSAVLAAAAVVGAQVGALLGLRDRRRPRH